The following proteins come from a genomic window of Bacteroidia bacterium:
- a CDS encoding ABC transporter ATP-binding protein yields the protein MDILKIEDLGKTYHSGNRTMNVLHDVSFTLGSGDSISIVGPSGSGKTTLLGLCAGLDRITTGTVELNGLLLNDMNEDERAAVRNKYVGFIFQSFQLIPTLTALENVMVPMELQGKRNSAAFSRELLERVGLGERLRHYPSQLSGGEQQRVSIARAFSNRPIILFADEPTGNLDDETGGRIQDLIFQLNQESGTTLVLVTHDFELARRTHRIIKLKGGGVVSDEPVESL from the coding sequence ATGGATATATTGAAAATAGAGGATCTGGGGAAAACCTACCACAGTGGCAACCGGACAATGAATGTATTGCATGACGTTAGTTTCACGCTGGGCAGCGGAGACAGCATCTCTATCGTGGGACCTTCAGGCAGCGGTAAAACAACCCTCCTCGGCCTGTGTGCCGGCCTGGACCGGATCACCACGGGCACAGTAGAGCTTAACGGGTTGCTCCTGAACGACATGAACGAGGATGAGCGGGCTGCTGTGCGCAATAAATATGTGGGTTTTATATTCCAGAGCTTTCAATTGATCCCTACACTCACGGCATTGGAAAACGTGATGGTGCCGATGGAGTTGCAGGGGAAAAGAAACTCCGCTGCCTTTTCACGGGAATTGCTGGAGCGTGTTGGCCTGGGAGAGCGGCTCCGCCATTATCCTTCACAGCTTTCGGGCGGGGAGCAGCAGCGCGTCTCCATAGCCCGTGCTTTCTCCAACCGGCCCATCATCCTTTTTGCTGACGAGCCCACCGGCAATCTTGATGATGAAACTGGCGGCCGTATACAGGATCTGATCTTTCAACTCAACCAGGAATCCGGAACTACCCTGGTGCTGGTAACCCATGATTTTGAACTGGCGCGAAGGACGCACCGCATTATTAAACTCAAAGGCGGAGGCGTGGTCTCGGATGAACCGGTGGAAAGCCTTTGA
- a CDS encoding GDSL-type esterase/lipase family protein, with translation MNINRSSIFHSRLPSRLWVALLSTLLLFACSGSSPENQEKNPAAERSPAESTPETQTSTILFFGNSLTAGYGLEEEEAFPALIQEKLDSAGLEFRVVNAGVSGETSSGGRERIDWALRQHIDIFVLELGANDGLRGIDPQETKKNLQVIIDKVRAANPETEIILAGMQIPPSMGADYTGRFKAIFSELAEENELYFVPFLLEGVAGNPALNLGDGIHPTAEGQKILAQNVWNILEKIVMAQPAR, from the coding sequence ATGAATATTAACCGGTCATCCATTTTTCATTCCCGCCTTCCCTCCAGGTTGTGGGTTGCCCTTCTCAGCACTTTACTGCTTTTCGCCTGCTCCGGTTCTTCGCCTGAGAACCAGGAAAAAAACCCTGCCGCAGAGCGTAGCCCTGCAGAATCCACCCCTGAAACGCAAACCAGCACTATTCTCTTTTTTGGCAATAGCCTCACTGCTGGCTATGGACTGGAAGAGGAAGAGGCCTTCCCGGCATTGATCCAGGAAAAACTGGATTCAGCGGGCCTGGAATTCCGGGTGGTGAATGCAGGGGTGAGCGGGGAAACCTCGTCAGGCGGCAGGGAGCGCATAGACTGGGCGCTGCGGCAACACATAGATATTTTTGTTCTTGAACTTGGTGCCAATGATGGCCTGCGCGGAATTGATCCACAAGAGACAAAAAAGAACCTCCAGGTGATCATTGATAAAGTGCGGGCGGCCAATCCGGAAACGGAGATTATCCTGGCAGGAATGCAGATACCCCCAAGCATGGGCGCAGATTATACCGGAAGGTTTAAGGCAATTTTTTCGGAATTGGCTGAGGAAAACGAGCTGTACTTCGTGCCCTTTCTGCTGGAGGGCGTTGCAGGAAACCCAGCGCTGAACCTGGGAGATGGAATCCATCCAACAGCAGAAGGCCAGAAGATCCTGGCTCAAAATGTCTGGAATATATTAGAGAAAATTGTAATGGCGCAACCGGCCCGGTAA